The Kluyvera intermedia genome window below encodes:
- a CDS encoding YdiH family protein: METLFTPAQLAIEYLRRETAPLSPAQYLKRVKQLELEFADLMSLSSIELKEEIDFAWRLGLH, translated from the coding sequence ATGGAAACCTTGTTTACACCTGCACAACTGGCCATCGAATATCTCCGTCGTGAAACCGCACCATTAAGCCCCGCGCAGTATCTGAAACGTGTAAAACAGCTTGAGCTGGAATTTGCCGACCTGATGTCGCTCTCCTCAATTGAACTCAAAGAAGAGATCGATTTTGCCTGGCGCCTTGGGCTGCACTAA
- the pntB gene encoding Re/Si-specific NAD(P)(+) transhydrogenase subunit beta has product MSGGLVTAAYIVAAILFICSLAGLSKHETSQRGNYFGIAGMAIALIATILGPDSHNVGWILLAMVIGGAIGIRLAKKVEMTEMPELVAVLHSFVGLAAVLVGFNSYLQHETGMDQILVNIHLTEVFLGIFIGAVTFTGSIVAFGKLCGKMSSKPLMLPNRHKLNLAALVVSLLLLIAFVRTDSTGTQVLCLLIMTVIALAFGWHLVASIGGADMPVVVSMLNSYSGWAAAAAGFMLSNDLLIVTGALVGSSGAILSYIMCKAMNRSFFSVIAGGFGTDGSSTGSDEEVGEHREISAEETAEMLKDSHSVIITPGYGMAVAQAQYPVAEITEKLRARGIKVRFGIHPVAGRLPGHMNVLLAEAKVPYDIVLEMDEINDDFSDTDTVLVIGANDTVNPAALDDPKSPIAGMPVLEVWKAQNVIVFKRSMNTGYAGVQNPLFFKENTQMLFGDAKASVDAILKAL; this is encoded by the coding sequence ATGTCTGGTGGATTAGTTACAGCTGCATACATTGTTGCCGCGATCTTGTTTATTTGTAGTCTTGCAGGGCTGTCAAAACACGAAACGTCTCAACGCGGCAACTACTTCGGTATTGCCGGGATGGCGATTGCATTAATTGCCACTATTTTGGGGCCAGATAGCCATAACGTTGGCTGGATCCTGCTGGCGATGGTTATCGGTGGTGCTATCGGTATTCGTCTGGCGAAGAAAGTTGAAATGACCGAAATGCCAGAGCTGGTGGCGGTTCTACACAGCTTTGTTGGTCTGGCAGCGGTGCTGGTCGGTTTCAACAGCTACCTGCAGCATGAAACCGGTATGGATCAAATTCTGGTCAATATTCATCTGACGGAAGTGTTCCTCGGTATCTTCATCGGTGCGGTAACCTTTACTGGTTCCATCGTGGCGTTCGGTAAACTGTGCGGCAAGATGTCCTCTAAGCCGCTGATGCTGCCAAATCGTCACAAGCTGAATCTGGCGGCGCTGGTGGTTTCTCTGCTGCTGCTGATTGCTTTTGTGCGCACCGATAGCACCGGTACTCAGGTACTGTGTCTGCTGATCATGACCGTCATCGCGCTGGCTTTCGGCTGGCATCTGGTGGCGTCTATCGGCGGTGCGGATATGCCGGTTGTGGTCTCCATGTTGAACTCGTACTCCGGTTGGGCAGCAGCAGCAGCGGGCTTTATGCTCAGCAACGACCTGCTGATCGTGACCGGTGCGCTGGTGGGTTCTTCAGGTGCGATCCTGTCGTACATCATGTGTAAAGCGATGAACCGTTCCTTCTTCAGCGTGATTGCCGGTGGTTTTGGTACCGACGGTTCTTCTACGGGGAGTGACGAAGAAGTGGGTGAGCACCGTGAAATCAGCGCGGAAGAAACGGCAGAAATGCTGAAGGATTCGCACTCGGTCATTATCACCCCAGGCTACGGTATGGCGGTGGCACAGGCCCAGTATCCGGTTGCTGAAATTACTGAAAAACTGCGTGCGCGCGGTATCAAGGTACGTTTTGGTATTCACCCGGTTGCCGGGCGTCTGCCAGGCCACATGAACGTGCTGCTGGCGGAAGCGAAGGTTCCTTACGATATCGTGTTGGAAATGGATGAAATCAACGATGACTTCTCCGATACCGACACCGTGCTGGTTATCGGCGCGAACGATACCGTAAACCCTGCGGCGCTGGACGACCCGAAAAGTCCAATCGCCGGGATGCCGGTGCTTGAAGTGTGGAAGGCGCAGAACGTTATTGTCTTCAAACGCTCAATGAACACCGGTTACGCTGGGGTGCAGAACCCGCTGTTCTTTAAAGAGAACACGCAGATGCTATTCGGTGATGCGAAAGCTAGCGTTGACGCCATTCTGAAAGCGCTCTAA
- the pntA gene encoding Re/Si-specific NAD(P)(+) transhydrogenase subunit alpha, translated as MRIGVPKERWAQETRVAATPKTVEQLLKLGFSVAIESGAGKLASFDDDAFVQAGAEIVSGEAVWQSDVILKVNAPLDEEIPNLNPGTTLISFIWPAQNAELMAKLAERQINVMAMDSVPRISRAQSLDALSSMANIAGYRAIVEAAHEFGRFFTGQITAAGKVPPAKVMVIGAGVAGLAAIGAANSLGAIVRAFDTRPEVKEQVQSMGAEFLELDFKEEAGSGDGYAKVMSEAFIAAEMALFAAQAKEVDIIVTTALIPGKPAPKLITREMVDSMTPGSVIVDLAAQNGGNCEYTVANKIITTASGVKVIGYTDLAGRLPTQSSQLYGTNLVNLLKLLCKEKDGNVTIDFDDVVIRGVTVIREGEVTWPAPPIQVSAQPQAAPKVAQAPKEAEKPASPWRKYALMALAIILFGWLANVAPKEFLGHFTVFALSCVVGYYVVWNVSHALHTPLMSVTNAISGIIVVGALLQIGHGGWVSFLSFIAVLIASINIFGGFTVTQRMLKMFRKG; from the coding sequence ATGCGTATTGGTGTACCAAAAGAGAGGTGGGCCCAGGAAACGCGAGTCGCAGCGACGCCGAAAACGGTAGAGCAGCTGCTTAAGCTCGGTTTTAGCGTGGCAATTGAAAGTGGCGCGGGAAAACTCGCCAGTTTTGATGATGACGCGTTTGTGCAGGCTGGCGCAGAGATTGTCTCAGGCGAAGCGGTCTGGCAATCAGATGTTATCCTGAAGGTTAACGCGCCGCTGGATGAAGAGATCCCAAATCTCAATCCAGGCACGACATTAATCAGCTTTATCTGGCCGGCGCAAAATGCCGAATTGATGGCAAAACTGGCCGAACGTCAGATTAACGTGATGGCGATGGACTCGGTGCCGCGTATCTCCCGCGCCCAGTCGCTCGATGCGTTAAGCTCGATGGCAAACATTGCCGGTTATCGCGCTATCGTTGAAGCCGCCCACGAATTTGGTCGCTTCTTCACCGGACAAATCACTGCCGCCGGGAAAGTCCCACCGGCTAAAGTTATGGTGATTGGTGCCGGTGTTGCTGGCCTTGCCGCTATCGGTGCGGCAAACAGTCTCGGTGCTATCGTGCGTGCGTTCGACACCCGCCCGGAAGTGAAAGAACAGGTGCAGAGTATGGGCGCCGAGTTCCTTGAACTGGACTTCAAAGAAGAAGCGGGTAGCGGCGACGGTTACGCGAAAGTGATGTCCGAAGCATTTATCGCCGCAGAAATGGCGCTGTTTGCCGCACAGGCGAAAGAAGTCGATATCATCGTCACTACCGCGTTAATCCCAGGTAAACCGGCACCGAAACTTATCACCCGTGAAATGGTTGATTCGATGACCCCAGGCAGCGTGATTGTCGATCTGGCTGCGCAAAACGGCGGTAACTGCGAATACACCGTGGCGAATAAAATCATCACTACCGCCAGCGGTGTGAAGGTGATTGGCTACACCGACCTTGCGGGCCGTCTGCCAACGCAGTCATCCCAGCTCTACGGCACCAACCTGGTTAACCTGCTGAAATTGCTATGCAAAGAAAAAGACGGCAATGTCACTATCGATTTTGACGATGTGGTTATTCGCGGCGTTACGGTGATTCGTGAAGGCGAAGTGACCTGGCCTGCGCCACCTATCCAGGTTTCAGCACAGCCACAGGCTGCACCAAAAGTGGCGCAAGCACCGAAAGAAGCAGAAAAACCGGCTTCGCCGTGGCGCAAATATGCGCTGATGGCGCTGGCTATCATTCTGTTCGGCTGGTTGGCAAACGTCGCTCCAAAAGAGTTCCTTGGTCACTTTACCGTCTTTGCGCTCTCCTGCGTGGTGGGTTACTACGTGGTGTGGAACGTGTCGCATGCGCTGCATACGCCGTTGATGTCGGTCACCAATGCCATTTCGGGCATTATCGTGGTTGGCGCGCTGCTGCAAATTGGCCATGGTGGCTGGGTAAGCTTCCTGAGTTTTATCGCGGTACTGATCGCCAGCATCAATATTTTTGGTGGTTTCACCGTCACTCAGCGCATGCTGAAAATGTTCCGCAAAGGATAA
- the ydgH gene encoding DUF1471 family protein YdgH gives MKLKNTLLVSAMLCAAAMSAHAATELTPEQASALKPYDRVVITGRFTAIGDAVQAISRKADKEGAASFYVVDTSDYGNSGNWRVTADFYKEDAAKSEAPKNRVINGVMELPKDQAVALVPFDTVTVQGFYRSQPDVNAAITKAAKAKGAASFFIVRQVDANDGGNQRVTAYIYKADAKKRALQSADVIPADSDAGRKALAEGGEAAKQVEIPGVATTSAVGAGTGVGLFFETQSSKGGRYSVTLPNGTKVEELNKAAAAQMVPFDSIKFTGNYGNMTEVSYQVAKRAAKKDAKYYHITRQWQERGGNVTISADLYK, from the coding sequence ATGAAGCTTAAGAACACCCTCCTCGTGTCCGCCATGTTGTGTGCCGCGGCGATGTCCGCTCATGCAGCCACTGAGCTGACCCCGGAGCAAGCGTCCGCACTGAAACCTTATGACCGCGTTGTCATCACCGGTCGTTTTACCGCCATTGGCGATGCTGTGCAGGCGATATCCCGCAAAGCAGACAAAGAAGGCGCAGCCTCTTTTTATGTTGTCGACACCTCAGATTACGGTAACAGCGGTAACTGGCGCGTTACGGCCGATTTCTATAAAGAAGATGCTGCCAAGTCCGAAGCCCCGAAAAACCGTGTGATCAACGGCGTGATGGAACTGCCAAAAGACCAGGCCGTTGCGTTAGTGCCTTTTGATACCGTGACCGTTCAGGGCTTCTACCGCAGCCAGCCGGATGTTAACGCTGCTATCACTAAGGCGGCGAAAGCGAAGGGAGCAGCCTCCTTCTTTATCGTGCGTCAGGTTGATGCAAACGACGGCGGCAACCAGCGCGTGACGGCGTATATCTATAAAGCCGATGCCAAAAAACGCGCTCTGCAAAGTGCCGACGTAATTCCTGCTGATTCCGATGCCGGGCGTAAAGCGCTGGCAGAAGGTGGCGAAGCGGCGAAACAAGTTGAGATCCCAGGCGTGGCAACCACTTCTGCTGTCGGCGCGGGTACTGGCGTTGGCCTGTTCTTCGAAACCCAGTCTTCTAAGGGTGGACGTTACAGTGTCACACTGCCAAACGGTACGAAAGTTGAAGAACTGAACAAAGCTGCCGCTGCGCAGATGGTGCCTTTCGACAGCATTAAGTTCACCGGTAACTACGGCAACATGACCGAAGTCTCCTACCAGGTGGCGAAACGTGCCGCGAAGAAAGATGCGAAGTATTACCACATTACACGTCAGTGGCAGGAACGTGGCGGCAACGTCACTATCAGCGCAGACCTGTATAAGTAA
- a CDS encoding amino acid permease codes for MEKKLGLSALTALVLSSMLGAGVFSLPQNMAQVASPAALLIGWAITGVGILFLAIAMLVLTRIRPDLDGGIFTYAREGFGELIGFCSAWGYWLCAVIANVSYLVIVFSALSFFTDTPELRLFGDGNTWQSIVGASVLLWVVHFLVLRGVQTAASINLAATLAKLVPLGLFVVLAAIAFNSDVFTLDFHGIDLGVPVWEQVKNTMLITLWVFIGVEGAVVVSARARNKKDVGRATLLAVISALSVYLLVTLLSMGVVARPELAEMRNPSMAGIMVRMMGSWGEIVIAAGLIVSVCGAYLSWTIMAAEVPLLAATHKAFPRIFARQNANNAPAASLWLTNLSVQASLVLIWLTGSDYNTLLTIASEMILVPYFLVGAFLLKTAQRPLHKVIGVGACIYGLWLLYASGPMHLLLSVVLYAPGLFVFIYARRTHDDNVLLKRRELALIGLLLVASVPATWMLVR; via the coding sequence ATGGAAAAGAAATTAGGGCTTAGTGCCCTGACTGCTCTGGTTCTGAGCTCTATGCTCGGCGCGGGCGTGTTTAGCCTTCCTCAGAACATGGCACAGGTTGCCAGCCCCGCCGCACTGCTGATTGGCTGGGCGATTACCGGCGTCGGCATTCTGTTTCTCGCTATCGCCATGCTGGTACTGACCCGCATTCGTCCTGACCTGGACGGCGGTATCTTTACCTATGCGCGTGAAGGGTTTGGCGAGTTGATTGGTTTTTGCTCGGCCTGGGGTTACTGGCTTTGCGCGGTAATCGCTAACGTTTCCTATCTGGTTATCGTGTTCTCTGCCTTGAGCTTCTTTACCGACACGCCAGAGCTGCGCCTGTTTGGCGACGGCAATACCTGGCAGTCGATTGTTGGCGCGTCGGTGTTACTGTGGGTGGTTCATTTTCTCGTATTGCGCGGCGTGCAGACCGCCGCCAGCATCAATCTGGCGGCGACGCTGGCGAAACTCGTTCCCCTTGGATTGTTTGTCGTATTGGCAGCTATCGCCTTTAATAGCGATGTCTTCACCCTCGATTTCCACGGTATTGATCTAGGTGTGCCGGTATGGGAACAGGTAAAAAATACCATGCTGATCACTCTATGGGTGTTTATCGGTGTGGAAGGCGCGGTGGTGGTCTCCGCCCGGGCGCGGAATAAAAAAGACGTCGGCCGCGCTACGCTGCTGGCGGTTATCTCCGCGCTGAGTGTTTATCTGCTGGTGACATTGCTATCAATGGGCGTGGTTGCCCGTCCGGAACTGGCCGAAATGCGTAATCCCTCAATGGCGGGGATCATGGTGCGGATGATGGGCTCCTGGGGTGAAATTGTGATTGCCGCCGGGTTGATTGTCTCGGTCTGCGGCGCCTACTTAAGCTGGACGATCATGGCTGCAGAAGTCCCGCTGCTGGCGGCAACGCATAAAGCCTTCCCACGTATTTTCGCGCGTCAGAATGCCAATAATGCACCCGCGGCTTCGCTGTGGTTAACCAACCTGAGCGTGCAGGCGAGTCTGGTACTGATTTGGCTAACCGGTTCGGATTACAACACCCTGCTGACCATCGCTTCCGAGATGATTCTGGTACCGTATTTCCTGGTCGGTGCATTCTTATTAAAGACTGCCCAACGCCCCCTGCATAAGGTGATTGGTGTCGGAGCCTGTATTTATGGCTTATGGTTATTGTATGCTTCCGGGCCGATGCATCTGCTCCTGTCGGTCGTGCTCTATGCACCGGGACTCTTCGTGTTTATTTATGCGCGACGTACCCATGACGATAACGTCTTGTTGAAACGTCGCGAACTGGCTTTGATCGGTTTGCTTCTGGTTGCCTCGGTTCCGGCAACGTGGATGCTGGTGAGGTAA
- the folM gene encoding dihydromonapterin reductase → MENRLSRPILITGGGRRIGLALAHHFLTQQQPVILSYRTHYPSIDVMRKAGAACIQADFSSDEGIYAFADSVRAHCTSLRGIIHNASGWLAESPTASLSHVLNAMLQIHVHAPYLLNHTLEDLLRGHGHAEGDIIHFTDYVVERGSDKHIAYAASKAALDNMTRSFARKLAPEVKVNAIAPALVLFNETDDEAYRQKALNKSLMKIAAGEKEVIDLVDYILGSCYVTGRTFAVDGGRPLV, encoded by the coding sequence ATGGAAAACAGGCTATCACGTCCGATCCTGATTACCGGTGGAGGCCGTCGCATCGGCCTCGCCCTTGCCCACCATTTTCTCACTCAGCAGCAACCGGTGATTCTGAGCTACCGCACCCACTATCCGTCGATTGACGTGATGCGAAAAGCTGGTGCGGCGTGCATTCAGGCGGATTTTTCCAGCGACGAAGGTATTTACGCATTCGCCGATAGCGTTCGCGCGCACTGCACCAGTCTGCGCGGCATTATCCATAACGCCAGCGGCTGGCTGGCAGAAAGCCCAACCGCCTCGCTAAGCCACGTCCTGAACGCGATGCTGCAAATTCACGTCCATGCGCCCTACCTGCTCAACCATACCCTGGAAGATTTGCTACGTGGTCACGGGCACGCGGAAGGCGATATTATCCATTTTACGGATTATGTGGTGGAACGCGGCAGCGACAAGCACATTGCCTATGCCGCCAGTAAAGCGGCACTCGACAATATGACACGTTCGTTTGCCCGCAAACTGGCGCCAGAAGTGAAGGTCAACGCCATTGCGCCAGCATTAGTGCTGTTCAACGAAACCGATGATGAAGCGTATCGCCAGAAGGCGTTGAACAAGTCGTTGATGAAAATCGCCGCCGGAGAAAAAGAGGTCATCGATCTGGTCGATTATATTCTCGGCAGTTGTTACGTCACCGGGCGGACCTTCGCCGTCGACGGCGGCAGACCGCTGGTTTAG
- a CDS encoding GlpM family protein, whose translation MGLLIKALLGALVVVLIGVLAKTKNYAIAGLIPLFPTFALIAHYIVASERGTEALRATIVFGMWSIIPYFIYLLSLWYFTGMMRLPMALAGAVACWGLSAWLLIFLWGRFH comes from the coding sequence ATGGGGTTGTTAATAAAGGCGCTGCTTGGTGCGCTGGTGGTGGTGTTGATAGGCGTGCTGGCGAAAACCAAAAACTATGCCATTGCTGGGCTTATCCCGCTTTTCCCAACCTTTGCGCTGATTGCACACTATATTGTTGCCAGCGAACGCGGAACCGAGGCGCTGCGCGCCACCATTGTATTTGGCATGTGGTCGATAATTCCGTACTTTATCTATTTGCTGTCGCTGTGGTATTTCACCGGGATGATGCGCCTGCCGATGGCGCTAGCAGGCGCGGTGGCCTGCTGGGGACTCAGTGCCTGGTTGCTGATTTTCCTATGGGGACGCTTTCACTAA